In Lolium perenne isolate Kyuss_39 chromosome 5, Kyuss_2.0, whole genome shotgun sequence, the sequence CTCTCAAAAGAGATCAGACACCGAAACGTCTGGCAAATCCAGCGGCagcggaggggtgggaggcgcgggaaggaaggagtgACGAGAAAAAAGGCGCGAATCAACAGTTTATGCAAGtaatcgccgacatgtgggagcccgcctcgctttttgttgtgtccggcgtgcccggtgcgtcccctgtggggcggggacgggctcggggcgccggacaccgtatcggggcgtgaCAGACAAATAAacggctttgggggacgctttgggggacgcgactggagatgctcttagggtgcCATAGCAGGAATGCTCTTCTTGTACTTCCTGGTGGAAGTGGATTGTGAATTATGTGTTCGAGAGATGCCTATATATATGGGCTCGATGGTTGAAATATGGAGGAAAAGAAACAGCATGGAGGAAATGGCAGGAAGGAGATGGAGGGAAAATATGGCATATAGGGTCTTTGTTGAGTGTATTTTGCAAACATACTGCAAAGCTCCCTTGGTCGAGTGTTTTCGACCTAGACACTCGGCAAAGGTTTGGACGGGAAACTCCTCGATCACGTGCGGGAAGGAAAGGGCGAGAACCGTGACATGCATGGGAAGCAAGGTGTCAGCATGGCCCTAATTCTTTGCGAAGTGTTCGTTAGGAGACACTCGACAAAGACCTGCCATCGTAACGGCTCCGTGAAGGGTGGCCACCACGGGCACGTGTCCTAAAACATTGTTGTGGAGAAATTGTAGAGGTGTGTCTTTCACGTATGTATCTTTTGTTAACTATGCCGTGTATAATACTTGGTCGTGTGTCTTTCTCAAACTATACCATGCTCCGGCACGTTGCTGAGTGTTCTATTCGCCATTCTCGGCAAATACAATATTTTTCGAGTTCCGCGCGATTTTACACACGGGAAGAACGTTGAACAGGATAACGAAGGTTTTTCCGGTAGTAGCTTTGTGAGTGTTATAGTGGTGCACCTGGGTAGTATGTGCGTGTATGCATGCAAGTGCAACCATGAAAGACGATACTCCCTCTATCCATAGTAAGCGGGTTGTAATTTTAATTTAAATAACTCAAAATTATACTAAAACCAGTTATTAAGGATCCAAGGTTGGTAGTACTAGGTAATACTAGTATATGTACATACTAGAATTATGGATGTACCTAGAATTAAAATATGTCTTGATACATCTGAATTAGTACGTGGCAACTAATATTGATCGAGGAGGGAGTATCTAATTAGGGGTTTCCCCCTATCCCTCACTTATGTTTAGAACTAGTAGCTAATTAACTGGACATCACAATGCAGCTGTGTAAAAATCAAACGGTAAGATGAAACGCGCGGGCACCGACTCCTTTCCCTCGAGTtgtttgaaatttgaatttcgaaaGTTGGTCATGGCTGCCTGGCCTGGTATGCCTACGTCACAAAGCTCTGAAAAAAAGAAAAGCGGAGTGGGAGAGCCAGCCAGCAACCCCCAAACGCAGAAACCACCGTCCCCTCTTCCTCCCTCATAAACCCCCGTCCTCACCCCTCCCTCCCACCGCCACGTTCCACCCCTCTCTTCTCTGTCCGGCCGGCGGTGCTTTGTAAGAGCCAACGGAAGGGGAGACCGCGCGCGCGGTCCCAAGATGGCGTCGTTCATGGTGCCGGCGGCCGGCGGGACGGCCGCGGTGCTCGCCGGCGTCCTTGTCGCAGGCAGCGGCAGCGGCCTCTCCTCCGCCCTCGCCCTCACCATCGCCAGCTGCATCGGCAACTCTGTCTCCTGCGTCCTGATCTGCATCCCGCTGTGAGTTCACGTGTCACCCGTTAAGTCTCATTCGTCGCGCCGCCGGCGGATCTGGTCCGGCGAGTTACGCCGTCTGCGCGCATGGATCTAGTCCGCGCGCCGGTGTATGAATCCTGCGCGCGCGCGCGGAGCCGGCAACTAGGCCGGTGCAACCTGCCGCTCCAAAAATTCAGTCTTTTTTCTTGTTTTGGGACGCCGGCGTCTTGCGTGGTGCCGAGGAATCTTTGCGCTAGCTTGGCCTGAACGTGCTTGCCATGCTTGTATCTGTCTCGCGCCGCCGCGCGCGGAGCCGGCAACCGGCCAGCGTAGAATATAGACAGCTACAGCGTACTTGCCTCTTAAAAGGTTGTGTTTTTATGATGTACGATGAATGCTTGATTGCTTGTGTGTGTCTCGCGCCGGCGCCATGTATGGAGATGATCTGGTCTTGATTCTAACTCGCGTTCATGCACTGCAGGAAGACCTTCGTCGAGCCAATCATGAGGGGGAACACCGTCGGCAACCGGACGCCCTACGGCCACGTCCTCATGCTTGCGACCGCCGCGGCGTGGGGGCTGTACGCCTCCATCACCTACAAGGAATCCcgtatctccaccatcatcaacgCTATATGCTTCGTGTTCCAGCTCATCTACGTGCTGGTGTTCATCCGCTACGCGCAAGGGATGGCTCGTTGGACCGCAGTCGCCTTGCTGCTGACCGCACTCATCGGGTCCGGCGTCCTGGCGTGGGTGGTGATCGTGAAGGTCATTGACAGGCATGAGTTGGATAGGAGCACCATCGCCACCATCGCCTCGGCCGTCTCCTGCGTCACCTACGCAGCCGTCGGCTATGACATTGTGAGTACAATTCTAGCTTCGATGCACTCTGTACACGCTCGATCGATGACCAATTGACAATGCCGGCTGTTGATCTTACTCGTTTATTACAGGCGGTGGTTGCATGTAGCAAGGACGTGTCCAACATGGACCCACTGGTGGAGGTCCTGCTCAACATCCTCATCGCCGGCGCATCGGTGTACTACGCATTCCTGTCTTCTCCGGTCGACAAGTACATCGGGGTACTCAAACTGTCTCGCCATGCATCTGCATATATAATTCGTTCAAGGCTGTCTGTGTCATCGTCTTCACAATGCTTGCTATGTTTTTGTGGATCGATGCAGGTGCCCAATGCCATCGGCGTCGTGATCCTGCTTGTGCAGCTCGTCGTGTTCGTCATGCACTGCAAGGCCAAGccagaggacgaggaggaggcgccCCAGACCGTGCAGGCGCCCCAGACCGTGGAGGAAGCGATCAACAACGCCAGCAACAGCACTCCTGACTACGGCAGTGATCTGGGAGCCATGTTCGCCAGCCCCGATGCTCTTCCCGAGCCTGAGATTGCACCACCAGTCTAGGCATCTACGCGTTGGGCCGCCAAGACTGCCACCGTATGATGTTTGATC encodes:
- the LOC127298762 gene encoding bidirectional sugar transporter SWEET2a-like encodes the protein MASFMVPAAGGTAAVLAGVLVAGSGSGLSSALALTIASCIGNSVSCVLICIPLKTFVEPIMRGNTVGNRTPYGHVLMLATAAAWGLYASITYKESRISTIINAICFVFQLIYVLVFIRYAQGMARWTAVALLLTALIGSGVLAWVVIVKVIDRHELDRSTIATIASAVSCVTYAAVGYDIAVVACSKDVSNMDPLVEVLLNILIAGASVYYAFLSSPVDKYIGVPNAIGVVILLVQLVVFVMHCKAKPEDEEEAPQTVQAPQTVEEAINNASNSTPDYGSDLGAMFASPDALPEPEIAPPV